A segment of the Cutaneotrichosporon cavernicola HIS019 DNA, chromosome: 6 genome:
CGCCACCGGTAGCGGCggggccggcggcggcagcgaacgcctcggggttggcgaggtACTCCTTGACCTGTTATTGTCAGCGACAGTTCTCTGCGCACAGAACAAGATATCAGAGTGTGAATAAAAGTCTGCCTTGCTACCCGCGATGAAGCCAGGCCTTGCTAAGCAATCTCTAGTGGAATAATTTACAACATCATGCAAGGAAGATTGGAACCGTAGACTCACCTTGTCGGCCATCTCGaagtcgacgtcggtggcAATGGCAATCGCAAGAAGGTTCTTGTACGAGTTGACGACCGAGTGCATGATCGAGGCAATGGTGGGGATGCCggaggcgagcgagagcgcggcAATGGTCTTGACACCCGAGGtgaagaggtcgaggaggtacGACTCCTCAATGTCGAGGATCTCGGGGGCGAAGAcagcgccgtcgtcgtagATCTGGATCACGACCATACCGTAGGTGAACGGCGAGACGTTGAGCATGTTAAGAAGGGTGGCCTCCGAAGTTCCGACCTTGCTGCCAGCCTGGACGACCTGAACGTCCGAGACAATCTCAATGGTACCACGGGCAATCTTGGTCGGGATACCGAGAGCCTGGAAGAACGAGGTCTTACCGGGCTCCATGCCGGTGTTGCCGGCGGGGACGTAGACATCGACGGGGGCGATGGCACCGGCACGGGCGGGAGCGGCGACACGGTTCGAGACGATGAGCTCACGGatctccttgaggtcgcCGTCGGTGAAGACGAAGCCAACGTTGCCCTTGACGAAGGGGAGGACCTTCTCGTACTGGGGGaactcggcgaggacggtgCGGAGAGCACGGCGAACCATGGTGTTCTTGCCCATGAGGACCACACCCTTGCCGCGGAGCGACTGACGGATCATGTGGCACTGCTGCGACGAGACGTTGTCAATGTTGACGATGAAGAGCGAGGCTGGAGGTCAGTCGCCATCTTGCCAACTGCGACTCACGGTACTTGTCCATGAGGTCACGGAGCTTGGTGAACCAGACCTCCTTCTCAGCGCGAGTGCCGCCCATTTTGATTGTTCTTGTTGttggtggggttggtgaCGAAGAGTCGTAGAGTGTCTCCCAAGTGGAACTCCTTGATGAGCCAGAAGGGTGGAAGTTTAAAGACGAGTGGATGAAGACAAGACAAGAGTTGCTTCATGCGACGAAAACCACCACACCCGCA
Coding sequences within it:
- the RPP0 gene encoding uncharacterized protein (Ribosomal protein P0 is the functional equivalent of E.coli protein L10); protein product: MGGTRAEKEVWFTKLRDLMDKYPSLFIVNIDNVSSQQCHMIRQSLRGKGVVLMGKNTMVRRALRTVLAEFPQYEKVLPFVKGNVGFVFTDGDLKEIRELIVSNRVAAPARAGAIAPVDVYVPAGNTGMEPGKTSFFQALGIPTKIARGTIEIVSDVQVVQAGSKVGTSEATLLNMLNVSPFTYGMVVIQIYDDGAVFAPEILDIEESYLLDLFTSGVKTIAALSLASGIPTIASIMHSVVNSYKNLLAIAIATDVDFEMADKVKEYLANPEAFAAAAGPAATGGDAPAAAAEEKAAEPEDESDDDMGFGLFD